One region of Triticum aestivum cultivar Chinese Spring chromosome 6B, IWGSC CS RefSeq v2.1, whole genome shotgun sequence genomic DNA includes:
- the LOC123135248 gene encoding BTB/POZ and MATH domain-containing protein 2-like, with protein MSSFTGVSIVEDHEGCSCNTSAVDPGTDIGYHLFMVKGYSRTKELLSIGESINTGPFIVGGHDWLIEYYPNGAYPSCANFISLYVSLFHDDEKLDARVSFSLVDQVERQTPMYIHATNRACRFDNDVSWGTNKFLTREALERSAHLKGDSFTIRCDIMVRKDHNTEDAGGHGTKVLLSDIDQHFNILLQTKVGADVTFEVSGEMFTAHRCVLAARSKVFMTQLFGPMKEDITTSGVIHVKDMRASVFMALLRFIYTDSCPEIEKDYMEEEEMSQVLEEEQEDGTVEDDENWLQWLQDLFVAADMYDVEQLKRICEMRLSDNLILSSVMSTLALAEQHHCQGLKEACLKFIQVQPPWCLQTVTMSDGWDHVVSTYPSVIKEIFFKLASNQRK; from the coding sequence ATGTCATCGTTCACCGGCGTATCCATCGTTGAAGACCATGAGGGGTGCTCTTGCAACACGTCGGCGGTCGACCCTGGCACGGACATTGGCTACCATCTGTTCATGGTCAAGGGCTACTCGCGCACCAAAGAGTTGTTGTCCATAGGCGAGAGCATCAACACTGGTCCTTTCATAGTAGGAGGTCATGACTGGTTAATCGAGTACTACCCTAACGGCGCATATCCGAGCTGCGCCAACTTCATCTCTCTCTATGTATCCCTTTTCCACGACGATGAAAAACTGGATGCCAGGGTCAGTTTTAGTCTCGTCGACCAGGTTGAGAGGCAGACACCAATGTACATTCATGCAACTAATAGAGCTTGCAGGTTCGACAATGATGTTTCTTGGGGCACCAACAAGTTTTTGACAAGAGAGGCCCTTGAACGATCGGCACATCTAAAGGGTGATTCTTTCACCATCCGGTGTGACATAATGGTACGCAAGGATCACAATACTGAAGATGCCGGTGGCCACGGCACCAAGGTGCTCCTCTCAGACATAGACCAGCATTTTAACATTCTCCTTCAAACCAAGGTGGGTGCTGATGTGACATTTGAGGTTAGTGGTGAGATGTTCACTGCACATCGTTGTGTGCTTGCAGCCCGGTCCAAAGTCTTCATGACACAACTCTTTGGTCCCATGAAGGAGGACATTACCACTTCCGGTGTCATACATGTCAAAGATATGAGAGCAAGCGTGTTCATGGCATTGCTTAGATTCATCTACACGGACTCATGCCCTGAGATAGAGAAGGACTACATGGAGGAGGAAGAAATGTCACAAGTtcttgaagaagaacaagaagatggTACAGTAGAGGATGATGAAAACTGGCTACAATGGCTTCAAGACTTGTTTGTGGCGGCAGACATGTACGATGTCGAACAACTCAAGCGCATATGTGAAATGCGATTGTCTGATAACTTAATTTTGAGCTCGGTGATGTCTACCCTTGCTCTAGCCGAGCAGCACCACTGCCAGGGATTGAAGGAGGCATGCTTGAAGTTTATTCAAGTCCAACCCCCCTGGTGCTTGCAAACAGTAACGATGAGTGATGGCTGGGATCACGTAGTTTCAACCTATCCCTCGGTTATAAAGGAGATTTTTTTCAAGCTTGCTTCGAACCAACGGAAGTGA